Part of the Salinigranum rubrum genome is shown below.
TCGAAGCGCCCGCACGCCGTGAGTCGGTTTCACGGCCTGGGACGGCCCCCGCCCCCACATCCGACGGCCACCGCTCTCTTTCGGCACGGCTCGCAGTCCCCTGGCGATACCGCTGCGGACGGGGACGCGTCCCGTCAACCGACGGCGCTCAGAAGTAGAACACCTCGAACTCGTGGTCGCACTCGCGACACGCGAGGTCACGTCCGCGGAGCCGTTCGCCTCCCCCGTCCGGGAGCACCGCGTCGAGGTCGGTCCGGACGGTCGCCTCACAGGACGGACACGAGAGTTCGACTGGTTTCCATGCCATAGAACACTCTCACGATTTCTGATGGGTTAGCTATGCTCGTGATAACCGTGTTAACGACTCCCAAATTCAGAGTATGGTGAACGTACTCGGTCGGGCTGAAGTCACGGGCGTGTTGGACGAAGTGAGCGGGGAGGGTGGTTGAGTGAGCGTCGAGAGGAGAATCGGCGAGACGGCGCCCCTGCGGTACACGGGCGCGGTGTGGCCGCAGCCTCGCCCACCGGAGCAACTCCGTTGCGCCGAGCCGTTCGTTCGGTTCTCTCACGAGGACCCCCCCCAGCCGGTCGCCCGCTCTCACGCGCGAGGGATGAAAGACACGCGCGAACAGCGCGGGACGCGAAGCGTCCCGCTGGCCGTGCGGCGCGGGCGTGGCCGCGCCGCAGACGCAGTGCGTACGTGTCCGAATCGGCTGGGGAGGGGGTGGCTTCACTGCGCCCGTGTGCCGCGCGCCCTGCCCGCTGTCCCTCGCCTTCGTCAACAGTTTTTCACGCCCCACTGACTGCACGCTCTCCGTGTCGGACACCGAAGCGCTATTACCCGCGCTCGAACCTCCTCTCACGTAGAGACGCAATGCTCCTCGTCTGCGACACCGAGGTCGACCCCGACGCCTACGGCTACCTCCCGCAGGCGCTGCGCGCGCTGCTCCCCGACCACGAACACTCCCACTACCCCTCCGGCGAACGCCCCTCGCTCGACGGCGTCGACGCCGTCGTCGTCACCGGGAGCACCGCCGGCGTCTACGAGGCCGACGACCGGCCGTGGATCCGCGACGCGAAGCGGTTCGTCCGTCGAACGGTCGACCGCGAGATACCGTTGCTCGGCGTCTGCTTCGGTCACCAACTCGTGAACGACGCACTCGGCGGCCGCGTCGAACACCGCGGGCTCACCGCCCGCCTCGTCGACGCGGACATCGCCGACGACCCGCTGTTCGCCGGGGTCGAACCCACGTTCCCGATGGTCCACGGCGACCACGTCACCGACCTCGGCGAGGGCATGGAAGCTATCGCCAGCGCCGACTACTACCCCCTGCTGGCGAGCCGACACGTCGACGCGCCCGTCTGGACGACCCAGTACCACCCGGAGTTCACCGGCGATTTCCTCTCCAGAATCGAACGCGACTTCGGCTGGGAGGGCGCCCGAGACTTCGGTGACGTCACGGCCACCCGCACCGTCGAGAACTTCCTCCGACTCGCGGGGGTCGATAGCGACGACTGACCCGTCGCTGGGCCGTTCGGCCTGCCGCCTCAGTCGTCCGCCGAATCTCGCTCCCTGTCCGGGTCCACGTCTTCGGACTCGTCTCCGTTCTCTCCCTCGTCCGGCCCCAGCGCGACGAACCCGAACCCTCGCTCGTCGAGCAGTGCGGCCGCGCGGTCAGTCACGGAGGGGGCTACGAGCACACCTCTCACCGTCTCGTCGCCCGTCTCCCGACCCACCGCGTCGACGTACCCCTGAAGCTGTCTGACCGCTCCCGGCCCGACCCGCCGGCGTTTCAACTCCACGACGACCGCCCGGCCCTCGCCGTCGCGCCCGAACACGTCGACTGGGCCGGCCATCGTCTCCCGCTCCGTCTCCAGCGGCTCGAACCCCTCCTCCACGAGAGCCGGGTCGTCGAGGATTCTGTTCCGGAGGTCCTCCTCGCTCCCGGTCAGCGCGAGTTCCGCGCGCTCCGCCACCGAAAAGGCCGAGAGCTGGTCGACCCGTTCGAACCGGACGTCGAGGACCTCTTCGGGGGTGGTGCGACGCGATTGCACCCGCAAACGACCGTCGCGGACGCTCGCACGGTGTTCGCTCCCCGGCGGCTGCCAGTTGACGGGCGTCCGCTTCTCGTCGGTGTGGACGAGCGCCGACCCGTCCGGTTTCAAGAGGAGAAGCCGGTCGCCCGGGCCGAGCGAACTCGACGCCCGGCCGTCGTACTCGACGGTACAGCGGCCGAAGACGACGACCATGTCGCCCCGGTCGAACGCCCCCTCCAGCGCGACGAGCGCGTCGCGGTGGGCCGGCCGGTGGAGTGTCTCGACGCTCACACCCTCCCTTGCGAGGCGGCGAAGAAAAACCACGCGTCCGTTCGATTCCTGCGCGCTGCGGTGTATCGCTGCCGCACGACCGTGCATCGGTTTATGCCGCACGCTCGCGTCCTCTCGAGGGATGAGAGACGGCGTCACCGTCGGGGGGTCGACGACGCGCTTCGCGGCGACCACGAAGTGGCAGGCGCTCGCTGTCCTCGCCGTCGCCGAACTGTTCGCGATGTCGCTGTGGTTCTCGGCGTCCGCCGTCGCGCCCGAACTCGCGTCGGCGTGGGGGCTCTCGCCGACCCAGACCGGCCTCCTGACCAGCGCCGTCCAGGTCGGCTTCGTCGTCGGGGCGCTCCTCTCGGCCGTGCTGACGCTCTCGGACACGGTTCAGCCCCGCTATCTCTTCACGGCGTCGGCGTTCGCCGGTGCGGGGTGCACCGTCGTCCTCGCGAGCGTCGTCGACAGCGCGTTCCCCGCCATCGTCCTCCGCTTTCTCACCGGTGTCGCCCTGGCGGGCGTCTATCCGCCGGGCATGAAGGTCGTGGCCGGGTGGTTCCGCGAGGGCCGGGGGCTCGCCATCGGGACGCTCATCGGCGCACTCTCCGTCGGATCGGCCCTCCCGCATCTCGTCCGCGGCGTCGGCGGTATCGGTCGCCCGACGCTCGTGCTCTACACCGCCGCCGGCCTCGCCGCGCTCGGCGGCGTCCTCGTGCTCTTCGTCCGCCCCGGACCACACCAGGCCCCGGCCGCTCCGTTCGACCCCCGCGCAGTCAGGCGCATTCTCGCCGACAGGGGAACGCTCCTCGCCAACCTGGGCTACTTCGGCCACATGTGGGAGCTCTATGCCGTCTGGACGTGGATTCCGGCGTTCCTCGCGGCGTCGTTCGCCCTCTCCGCGGACCCGCTCGCGACCCCTCAGGTCGCCGCCGTCCTCGCCTTCGGAACCATCGCCGTCGGCGGCCTCGGTGCGTTCGTCGCCGGCGTCGGCGCCGACCGGTTCGGCCGCACCACCGTCACCAGCGCGTCGATGCTCGTCAGCGGCACCGCCTGCCTCCTCGCTGGACTCGTCTTCGGCTCCTCGCTCGTCGTGCTCGCCCCGTTCGTCCTCGTGTGGGGGTTCGTCATCGTCGCCGACTCCGCGCAGTTCTCCGCCGCCGTGACCGAACTCGCCGAGGGGAGCTACGTCGGCAGCGCGCTCACGCTCCAGACCGCACTCGGCTTCCTCCTCACCACCGTCTCCATCCAGCTCGTCCCCCGACTCGTCGCGGTTGTCGGCTGGCAGTGGGCCTTCGCGCCGCTCGCCGTCGGCCCCGCGCTCGGCACGCTCGCCATGCTTCGCCTCCGTGGCCGCCCCGAGGCACGCAAACTCGCCGGCGGCCGGGGGTGACCGGCCCTTCTCACGTCGGAAGAACTGTCAGATTCGCTTATGTCTCTCGATACCGTATCCCATGGTATGGCAACGTTCCCACGAATTCAGGGCAATCAGATGGACGACGAGACCGCCCGACAGTTCCTCACGGAGCAGGGCTTCGGCGTCCTCTCGCTCGCCGCCGAGGGTGAGGCGTACGGCATTCCCATCACGTACGGCTACGACGCCGAGACCGAACGGCTCTACTTCGTCTTCCTCCGACCGGGCGAGGAGAGCAAGAAGGAGCGGTTCAGCGAGGCGACCGAGCGCGCCTCGTTCCTGACGTTCGACGTCCCCTCCCGCGAGGAGTGGCGGACGGTCATCGTGGCGGGGACGCTCCGTGTCGTCGACGACGAGTGGCCCGCCGTCCGCGACGCCCTGGAGGACAACGCGTGGTTCCCGACGCTGTTTTCGGAGTCGGAGCCGATGCGGGACATCCTCGGCTGGGCGCTCGACGTCGACGAGATAAGCGGGATGCACAGCCGCGCAACCAGATAACGAGCCTCGAACGCGCCGCGTCGTTCAGCGGCGGATCCGGGGGAACGACGGTAACGACGAGA
Proteins encoded:
- a CDS encoding type 1 glutamine amidotransferase translates to MLLVCDTEVDPDAYGYLPQALRALLPDHEHSHYPSGERPSLDGVDAVVVTGSTAGVYEADDRPWIRDAKRFVRRTVDREIPLLGVCFGHQLVNDALGGRVEHRGLTARLVDADIADDPLFAGVEPTFPMVHGDHVTDLGEGMEAIASADYYPLLASRHVDAPVWTTQYHPEFTGDFLSRIERDFGWEGARDFGDVTATRTVENFLRLAGVDSDD
- the nucS gene encoding endonuclease NucS, translating into MSVETLHRPAHRDALVALEGAFDRGDMVVVFGRCTVEYDGRASSSLGPGDRLLLLKPDGSALVHTDEKRTPVNWQPPGSEHRASVRDGRLRVQSRRTTPEEVLDVRFERVDQLSAFSVAERAELALTGSEEDLRNRILDDPALVEEGFEPLETERETMAGPVDVFGRDGEGRAVVVELKRRRVGPGAVRQLQGYVDAVGRETGDETVRGVLVAPSVTDRAAALLDERGFGFVALGPDEGENGDESEDVDPDRERDSADD
- a CDS encoding MFS transporter, translated to MRDGVTVGGSTTRFAATTKWQALAVLAVAELFAMSLWFSASAVAPELASAWGLSPTQTGLLTSAVQVGFVVGALLSAVLTLSDTVQPRYLFTASAFAGAGCTVVLASVVDSAFPAIVLRFLTGVALAGVYPPGMKVVAGWFREGRGLAIGTLIGALSVGSALPHLVRGVGGIGRPTLVLYTAAGLAALGGVLVLFVRPGPHQAPAAPFDPRAVRRILADRGTLLANLGYFGHMWELYAVWTWIPAFLAASFALSADPLATPQVAAVLAFGTIAVGGLGAFVAGVGADRFGRTTVTSASMLVSGTACLLAGLVFGSSLVVLAPFVLVWGFVIVADSAQFSAAVTELAEGSYVGSALTLQTALGFLLTTVSIQLVPRLVAVVGWQWAFAPLAVGPALGTLAMLRLRGRPEARKLAGGRG
- a CDS encoding pyridoxamine 5'-phosphate oxidase family protein is translated as MATFPRIQGNQMDDETARQFLTEQGFGVLSLAAEGEAYGIPITYGYDAETERLYFVFLRPGEESKKERFSEATERASFLTFDVPSREEWRTVIVAGTLRVVDDEWPAVRDALEDNAWFPTLFSESEPMRDILGWALDVDEISGMHSRATR